The Salvia miltiorrhiza cultivar Shanhuang (shh) chromosome 2, IMPLAD_Smil_shh, whole genome shotgun sequence DNA window ATCGATTGTTGCTCCGGGCCCTGGTGTCGGTCGGCCTCGGCGATTTTCCAGGTCCGACGTCGTCGTTACTCTGATGCAGGCGAGACGACGAGAGGTCGCCGCCTTCTCCCTCCATTCCGGCAGTTGGGGCTCGGCAGTtgcttgggcagtcggcccCTCTTTTCCAAAGTTAAGTAACTCAACTCAATTCGATTCAAAGTCCTAGTTTTTGTGGTCGTGAGTTCTCGTAATTGCTATTCTAGAGTGCAGTGAAAGTGAAGCATGTAAATCCTTCTGTTGTAAAGTAACTCTCTATTGTACAACATATCTTGGCTATTTCGTATAGATGAACTGTGATTATGCTAAGCATGGATGTGAACTGAATTGAATATTCAAGATAGtagaataccttgaatgttttcgAGCTGATGGGTGGCTGTTGAAGTTGAATAGATTGTGAAATGACTGAAATGAATTGGTCCTTCTGATAATGCAGGTGAACTTTGATGAAAAGAGATGAAATTATTGAAGCCAAGCTTTACCTTGAGAGCTTTGGTAGAAAGGGGGTTGTTCTTTAAGTTTCCGCTGAAAAGAACTGAGAGTGAACAAAAACATTTGTTGGCTGGGTTGGTATTAATAGAAAGGTTTGTTGCTgcatacttgagtatgctagGAGGATGAGCAGGCATAGGGTGGCTGAAGGTAGAAGCTTGAGGGAACCGAGCAGCCATGGAAGGCGGCTGTAAGAGTTTTGCTGAAGGTGGATGAGATGGAAGTGCAGAGGGGTGGTCGGCTGATGCTCCTGCACTCCACTTttacatttctctctctttgactTTTGTGTTCCAAACTTGAGAAGTGGGCCATGTAAGTCCCAACTTGTAAAATACTATGAATTTCAAAGCTGAGAACTAATTTGCACTCTGTAAActgtaaataaaatactggTTCGAGTTCCTAAACATCGCGTTTCTGTATTCGTTTAGTAACTGCTTTCTTGTCTGCTACTATCGATAAACTgtaaaataacttaaattaaatccgtgaTGGAAAGGCTCAATTTCGATCAAAAATGGAGAAGGTGGATCAGAGGGTGCCTCTCCTCAGCCTCGGCAAATGTTTTGATTAATGGCTCGCCGTCAGGGGAATTTGAGATGGAGCGTGGTCTTCGACAGGGGGATCCGCTTTCCCCGTTCCTTTTCCTCATCGTGGCGGAAGGACTTCAAGCTCTGATTGATAGAGCAGTGAGCACTCATACCATCCAGCCGGCCGAGATTGGGAGAGATAAAATCAAGCTTTCGCATTTACAATATGCGGATGACACTATTTTTATCATGGACTGCGATGAGAGGAATGTCTTAGCGGTGAAGAAAATCCTGATTCTTTTCCAATGGATGTCGGGCCTTGCGGTCAATTTTGATAAAAGTTGTTTGGTGGGTATTGGGATGGAAGACTGTGAAGTGGCGCGTCTTGCGGAGCTACTTAACTGTAAGGTCGGACAAACACCTTTCAACTACCTCGGAGCTAAAGTGGGGGGCTCCACCAAACGAATCATCAACTGGCAGTTCTTGACGGAGAAAGTTCGGAAGAAAGTCGAGGGGTGGAAGGGCAGGAAGCTCTCTTTGGCAGGGAGGATAACCTTAGTCAAGGCGGTGCTCCAATCTATTCCAACGTACCAGCTATCCTTCTCACTCATTCCCAAGactacggtaaaaacacttcaCTCTCTTTTTGGCCGattcttatgggggggagggacTTCCGATTGGTCGATTCCATGGGTTAAATGGAATGATCTGTGCCTCAACAAAGATGACGGGGGTCTGGGGTTGGCAAATATGGAATGGTTCAATCTTGCTCTTGCGTTGAAATGGGTTTGGAGGTTCCTTAGCGGGAGGGATGAGCTTTGGGCTAGGATTGTTAAATCTGTGTATGGGGGGCTGGCGTGGGATGAGGAGGGTTGGCGGTGTGAGGGTGGGAGACGGGCAGGGACAGGTTGGTGGGGGAATGTCGTGTCAGCTGGAAACGGGCTGCGGGGTGCGTGGTTTCATTCAAACATCGAGAGGAGATTAGGGGATGGGATGGACACGCTCTTTTGGACACAAAAATGGGCAGGGGAAAAACCGTTGTCTCGGTGCTTCCCTAGACTTTTTAATTTGAGTGGTAATAAGGAGGCTTTGGTGGGTGAGATGGGGAGGTGGGAGAATGGGTGTTGGGTCTGGAAACTGGTTTGGAGAAGGGAACTATTTGATCGGGAAAAGGATGCTGTTAACGTTCTGTTATCTTGTATCTCTGGCTTCTCTCTTCTTGCAGGGGAAAATGATAGATGGATTTGGAAGGCAAATAAGGATGGAACTTACTCCACAAACTCGGCATATAGAACCATCCAAGCAACACGACAAGAAAACTCGTTGGGGAGCGAGAGAATGAAGGCTGCAGCACAAGTTTGGGGCACCCACGCACCACAAAAAGCTAAAGTCATGGCTTGGAGAGCTTTCAGGAACAGATTACCGTCGTGCGAGAATCTGAGAAAAAGAAGGATTGAGATTGCAGATGTGGAAACTGGCTGTAATGCATGCTTTGAACCGCTCGAATCTACCGAACACTCTCTTTTTGGATGTCCAAAGGCTTCGGCGGTTTGGGATGGCGTTTTGAAATGGGCGGGCGTCCAGTCAGCTCGGCCCCGGGAGATCCAAGCGCACTTTCAATGGTTCTCAAACTTGGGGACTGGGAAGAAGAGTAAGAAATTTTTAAAATCCTTGTGGGTTTGCACAGTTTGGGTACTTTGGAGGTGTAGAAACGAAAGCATGTTCCAAGGCAAATAGTGGCTCATTCATAATACTCTCTTGGAAATTTTTGCTAGaatgtggagttggaacaaaatttttcttttttgtactTGGGAGAATGATTTTTCTTCCAGGTGCTCCTTTGGTCCCTTTAACATCTTGCTGTAACTTTGGCTTTTGGTACCTCCCGTACCAGCTGTCTCTCCTTTTCTATAAAAGCTCTTTTttctgaccaaaaaaaaaacttaaattaaatccgtggatTTAATCTGCAAAGTTGGAAATAATTCCAAGACTTCTAGtggcactaataaaatataactgcatctgcttttcaattaaaaaaaataacatgacttcgctaagtcagttataacttggaaataatagtTACTGAATGCCTcgataattctcatcgcgattTACCCACGCGATACAAAAGCATAAAGCTAGAATAATAACTCCGTCTGATAATTaaatcaggatcataagctggaTTCTAATAAACTGTGAACTGGATtccatttactgaaagatgcgatTTTATTATCGCGATActgtatttaaataatcataaagagagcgggtcactacatccGATCCACTAAAGCGTACTCCTTTTATCTCCCAATGTAATAGATTATTAAGCTCGGacaaaatgttaaaaaataaataatttatatatataaaacatattaaaCATAATAATCTCGCCTTCCTggttaaataaaatcagaaataACACAGCCCATATAAGAAGGCAATCAGATGAAAGAGCAGTCATATATAAATCACAATGAAGGTTATGTCTTCGAAATTTTGCAGTAGTCAAAATCACATCATACAACACGAATATAGAAAGCCATAAACACGGCTAAAACTACCATCACAAAATTACATACTTGTTTTTGTTGCACAAGCTTAATCTTTTTTTATTGCCATGGACTTTGCTCTCAGATTCATAAATATAGCCCTGTTTAACAGAAAATATTTAGAAACCAGAATTGCATGGAAATATATACATCAGATTCATTAGTAACTCAGAGCACAAAAATTTATCAGTAGATATAGACCCAAAATGGCCATAAACATACTGTAATCTAACTTAACAAAATTAATTGTATAGATGTTTATACCTTTTTTTGTATTGAATCTAGATATATGGACTGTCAACTTTTTCACCCAAGATTAATATTTAAACTATAACAATCAAGAACTGAAACTTTGCAAGTGGAAGAGGAAAACACTGTACCAGAAGAAGCCAGCAACACTTCCAAAAACAACACGAAGCTGCAGCGGTACATACTGGTGGTTTACCCATCCAACGACGGGCGAGAACTGCAAAAGATCGGCCTCCAAATTAGATGCACTTCCCGTGCTATCGTTTGAGAATGGAAGAAGATATGAacggaacaaaaaaaaaaaaaaaaactaggttTACTGACCGTCCATGCTGTATACTGCACAGCTGGAAACTCCTTCTTGATCTTGGATTTCACTTGAAGCCATGGCCTTGCTGTGGAAGTAAAAGAACTTATAAAACTACTAAATTCTAAAATCTGATCTTTAAACCTGTTTTAGACGTTATTAATAGTCCATAACCAATTAGAAGTGGAGGCATTAACATGCATCTAAGCCACATTCCATGTCTCATTCTTGCAAGTAGATATTGCTCAGAAACGAGAAGACGAAGAAAACCCAACGGACTCACCCTCGATGACTAAGCCATAGTACAGCATGAAAATCAAGTTGTTCAAAGGCGAAGACGTCAGTTGCTCCAACAAGACCTGAAATGATTCCAGTTTGTACAGTAAAATAGATATTCTCCTCTGAAGATCAGTGTGATGGAAATCATGAGAAAAACTAAGATAACGGAGCAATAGCAAAAGCGAAAGATATATACCTTCTTGCCAATAGTTTTATTATCTTTCTTCCCCTTGAAAATTTTATCCAACAGTATGTAAAAGTAATGCCCGAATGGTCCAATATAGGCGGAGCCAAAGAGCTGCAATCAGATTAACCACAGATTACTTGTCAATGAAAGTCGTACTTTCATTTCTTTCAAAATCTCCTAAGACCATACAGCTCAGCACAAGTAAACAGGTACATGTTGCACACTAACTGCAAAGCTTACACTACCTTAAATTGGGAGCTTATAAATGAATTCGAAGCTAAATAACATGAAAATCAGGTTCATTGAGAGCTTCTTTAGGAGTACTAAACTAGAATGATGGTGGTCAGACAGATCATAACTAGCATCGGTGTTTTATTCTTGACTAGAAACAGCTTGTACACGAAAGTAACAACCACCGTTCATGCATACTATCTAATGAAAAGAAGCAGTAGCACAATAGCAGTGCACCAAGGTGGAGAACAGAAGAGTCTCTACTACCATTTAAATTCTGCAGCCTTTCTCCAGTTTGGGTGATTGGCCACGTGTGAAGTGTAAGCGTATGTCTAAGGGGATAGGGTCCTCTGCTGTGCCCCCTTGCACAGCAGACTGTGCTGTTGCACTAATCAGGCATGAAATTGTAGCATATtgcatttcttcttttttttttttacttttcttgcATTACTTATAAAATTCAATTGCAAATATAGAAATTTCATATTAGTGCCAACAGAAAAGTGTTCTTGATTTTGATAGTGCAAGAAATAGAAAAACAGAGAATAGTATCCTATCCTATGTATAAGATGTCATCAAATAGAGTGCAATTGATTTATATCAGAGCTCACAAGCATTACCTGAGTACACACTACTGAACATAGAGTATATTTTACTACAATCAACTCTTGCCAAATATGACCATAAATGAGTCGAGTCATTCGCGAGTTCTTAGGAgatcttttatatattagttcatggttctccgttctcacGAAAAGATGTGGTACccactccaggattcgaacccagttGAGAACGACTGTTTGTATGTTATATGCATGTTATattgatttatataatttaaactaACTTATTCGCTATTCTTATTTTCACACAATTAATTCAAACATATATCAGTCATATGATTTGAATCTCACatttcgtccacaaaaaatagtcatagaAGGGGACAGTACCggttttaacaaaaaaataattgaatgtaTTATTGTGAGTAAAGAAATGGTACCACCTAAAtaatagtgt harbors:
- the LOC131011211 gene encoding peroxisomal membrane protein PMP22-like, which gives rise to MGSVAKNGLQQYLIQLQQHPLRTKVITAGVISAISDITAQKLTGIKKLQIRRLLLKVLFGSAYIGPFGHYFYILLDKIFKGKKDNKTIGKKVLLEQLTSSPLNNLIFMLYYGLVIEARPWLQVKSKIKKEFPAVQYTAWTFSPVVGWVNHQYVPLQLRVVFGSVAGFFWAIFMNLRAKSMAIKKD